The Syntrophales bacterium genomic sequence AACCGGAGATCTCTGGCATCCTTGAGGAAGATCATATTCGGAATATTCTCGATGATCGAATCAAGAAAGATGTTCGTTTGCTTCAACTTTTTCTCGGCCACCCTGCGGTCAGTAATGTCGCAGACCACACTTACGACACCGGTCCGGCGGCCTAAGTCATCGAGAATTTCTGTTACCGTATTCTCGGTGGGAAAGACGCTTCCGTCTTTTCGTCTCATTTGAAATTCGGTACGAAACACTCCATTTGCGTCCAGAGCAGGAAAGAGTTCCTGACCAAAAAGGTCGTACGATAATTTATCCACATGCAAGACATCGGTGCTGCAACCAATCAAGTCTTTCTCTCCAAAGCCGAAGATAACCTCTGTCGCGTGGTTGCAAGCAATGATCTTCCGGGTGTGTGGATCTACTATAAAAATGGCTTCGTCCATGCTGGCAAATGTTTTATCCAGTAATGTCTTGGCCTTGTTAAGTGCTTCTTCTGCCCGCCTGCGCTCGGTGATGTCATGGGATACAGAGATTATGCCCACAGGCTTCTTTGCCTCATCCCGCATAAAGGACAGATGGTTCTCCATAAAAACGATGGAGCCGTCTTTTTTATATTGTTCCAGCTCCACGATGCGGATTCTGTCGGGATCTGCCGTACCACTGGCTTCCAATTTCATCTCTTCTTCAAAAACCTTGGCGCTGATCTGCAAGGATTCAGGCGTCATGACCTGTTCTAAGGTCTGCGCCACGGCCTCTTCTGCCGTGTATCCCCGCATACGCATGATGGAAGGGCTGACATAGGTAAAACGCAGGTTCATATCCATGACCGTTATAACATCCGCCATGTTATCCAACACCCAACGGTACCTCTCTTCGCTCTTCCTGAGGGCCTCCTCCGCTCGCCTTTGGGCCGTTACGTCTAACAATATTCCGTGTGCACCCTTAAACACGCCGTCTTCGATGACGGGCCTGGTTTTCGTTTGCGCCCATCTGAGTTCTCCTGATTTATTGAGGACTCTATAATCAGATGGTTTTTCTGTCCCTTTGCTGAGTTCGGAAAACCATTCCGTCATAAGATTAAGGTCATCTTTGTATGCAAGATCGATAAAGCTCTTTCCGACAATTTCAGTCGAGTCAAATCCCAGCATATCCCGGACAGCCGGACTGATATAAAGGACCATACCCTGACTGTCCAATTCATAGATGACATCCCTAAGGTTTTCTACAAGACTCCGGTATTTCTCTGGGCTTTCTGATTCTTTCAGCGCGGCATTTTGCAGGCGCAATTCCGTCAGTTCATCAACGAGCTGCTTCTTGGTCTTATTATCATCTTTCATAATGTCACCCATACCTATGCCTCAACCCGAATTGATAAGAATTGGCTTTGCCGTGAGATGAACAGTAAAAGCAAACTTTATGCCAATCACCGAATGAAATCATGATCATGGAATAAGCATTTAAAAGCAATCGATTAGGCGAATCAGGGGTACGACAGAAAAACATGAAATGATCCGCTTATCCTCAATATTTGATGGAACCTCATCATATTGAGGGATACCTTGAAGGGAGGCGGGGAGTCTACTTTGTGTTCTTTTGTCTCTGGCCGGACTATCCAGAGCTTATTGAATGCTGTTTGAAATAAAGCCTTAACGTCAAAAACATCGGACGGTCACTTACAGGAAGTTAAGCCAACCCTCGATCATCCGCCCAATAATGCCACCTGTGATCCGGGATTCATTGATATGCCCAGATACCGAAAATCTCAACTTGTATTTGCAATATTCACCTCCAACCGCATGCAATTTTCCTTTTCCCTTGACAGAATCCCTCCGTCCTTCTATCGTCACAGCCACGTGATTTCTCAACAAGAGCAATTAAAGATAGACAGCCGTACCCCGGTGCGGCGGGAAGAACAAAGAGCATGAGCATGTGCGATAGAAGAGTCGAAAACATCACCGGAGTCCCCCGGGGGGATAATCCCCGTAGCCGCAGAGCGGCGTTCGGCAGCAAGGATTGGTTCTTATTCAGGAGGCTGCTGCTTCTGATCCTGCTTCTGATCCTGCTGTTGCCCGTTTCCTCAATGGCCGAAAGCCTTACCTGCAGACGACTGCCCATGCTGATGGAAGGGTTCCTGGCCAATCACTACGCAATGAAGAACCTGACAGGGGAGATCAGCGCTCACGCCGTTGACCAGATGATCAAGGGGCTCGATCCCTCCAAGACGCTGTTGTACGAGTCTGATGTTGAAAGGCTTAAGCCGGTTCTGCAAAGCATGTTTGCAAGCATACAATCGGGCAACTGCCTTGCGCTGCAGCAGGTGCACGATGTGCTGGTTGAGCGGGTGCGGGAGAACGAGGCAATTGTCAAAAAGATTCTGGGGCCGGACTACCGACTCGACGAGACCGTTGAGCTGAACATCAACGTTAACAAGCGCCTCTATGTGAAGACGACGGCGGAAAGGCTGGGGCTCCTGAGAAAGGTCGTGCAATTTCAGATCGAAAACGCCCTGCTGGCAGGCGTTGACTTGGCGGAGGCCAGGAAGCAGCAGATTCACCGCTACGAGCTGCAGACGATGCGGGTCGTCGAACACAATCCCGAGAAACTCATTACGAACCTCGCTGAAGCCTTTGCCCGAGCCCTCGATCCGCACACGAGCTACCTGTCCCCCGAAAACTTAGCAGACCTCCAGATTCAGATTCAGCTTTCCCTGGAAGGGATCGGAGCCCTCCTCAGCAGCGACAACGGATTTACCGTCATTGAGGAGTTGATTCCCGGGGGAGGGGCCGAGCACTCGGGCCTACTTAAACCGAAGGACAAAATCATCGCCGTGGCCCAAAGAGGGGAAAAGCCCGTTGGTGTCATCGACATGGACCTGCGCGAAGTTATC encodes the following:
- a CDS encoding PAS domain S-box protein, with protein sequence MKDDNKTKKQLVDELTELRLQNAALKESESPEKYRSLVENLRDVIYELDSQGMVLYISPAVRDMLGFDSTEIVGKSFIDLAYKDDLNLMTEWFSELSKGTEKPSDYRVLNKSGELRWAQTKTRPVIEDGVFKGAHGILLDVTAQRRAEEALRKSEERYRWVLDNMADVITVMDMNLRFTYVSPSIMRMRGYTAEEAVAQTLEQVMTPESLQISAKVFEEEMKLEASGTADPDRIRIVELEQYKKDGSIVFMENHLSFMRDEAKKPVGIISVSHDITERRRAEEALNKAKTLLDKTFASMDEAIFIVDPHTRKIIACNHATEVIFGFGEKDLIGCSTDVLHVDKLSYDLFGQELFPALDANGVFRTEFQMRRKDGSVFPTENTVTEILDDLGRRTGVVSVVCDITDRRVAEKKLKQTNIFLDSIIENIPNMIFLKDARDLRFIRFNRAGEDLLGYSRDDLLGKSDYDFFPKEQADHFTKKDRDVLNGKEVLDIPEESLQTRTKGERTMHTKKVPLLDEKGEPEFLLGISEDITERKKMEEKLRERDIQLKKLTSWAPGMMYQFTKRPDGTFCVPFTTEAVKDIFGCSPEDIREDFSPIARVILPEDLDKVVGSIEYSAKHLTIWALEYRVQIPGQSIRWILGKSTPEKLADGSITWYGFNTDITETKKAEEALRKSEEEFRTLVLTCIINSYMIYFWAGGKKYAQRLSHSTVL